The stretch of DNA GTGCATCAACGGGAAATTAGGTTTTTTGGAATGGAACACAATTTAATGATGCTTGCAGCAATAATTATTATTACAATTGGTTCAGCAAAAGCAAAACGTAAACCGATAGACCAAGAAAAATTTAAAACAATGGCACTTTGGTTTACAGTTGGACTTTTGATTATTCTTCTTTCTATTCCTTGGACATTTTCACCACTTGCAAGCAGACCTTTGTTCCGACAGTTTTAGTAATAAGACGAAAAAGGGCAGCCGCTAACAGCACCTACCAGTAATTTGGCGCGGACGAGGTAAGAGAATGTTTTGTATCTTTAAACAACCATTTGTAGGTATAGACAGTTGAGTGTTCCTAAACGCCAACTACTGGTAGCTGCAAACCGTTGGCAGCAATCGTGGGGCTCCGTGGACAGATAATCGTATGGATTAAATATGACACAAACAGTTAACAAAGAATTAGAAAAATTAAAGTACAGATTAAACTTAATTTTAATCGCGGGGCTGTGTTCAACGACACTAGCTCCATGTGTGATTTTCTATTTTAGAGGGGAAGGAAAAATCTATTGGATGATTGTGTTTATTGGAATAAGTTATCTTGTCAGTCGACTCCCTCGAACATTTTATGACAAATTTCAAATATCAAGAGACACAAAGATTTATAAATCACTTGGGGTAGACAAATTTAAAAGGTTCTCCACTAACGGAGACTTTATCAACAGGAGAATAAGGAAAAGCTATCCAAATCATCGCAATGTGACAAATTTGCGAACAGTAAACGACAAATTGAATGAGACGTATACAATTGAAAAATCCCACACAGTACTACTTGTCTTTTGCCTTTTGACAAATGTTTATGCTCTTTTGACAAATTCACTTGGGACAGCAGCCATTTTATTTATAGGGAATTTATTGTTTAATTATTACCCGAATCTATTGCAGCAATATAACAGGATAAGGTACAAAAGAATTGTGAATAATTATTCGCCACAAACCATCACCTAATGACAAACCATCAAAAATATGAATCAACCACAGCTGCCAACATCACCTATACGCATGCAGGGGTTTTGTGCTTCGTAGGACAGGAAAGTGCAATATTTGAAGTTCAGTTCTTCGTAGGAAATGCAGTGGTTAAAATCCCTACCTGCGTATAGCTGATAACCGTTAGCTACAATTTGAAAAGATGATAATGAAACAGGAAACATTACTAATGAAAACTACTCCACTTATCATCTTGATTATTTGCGGACTTAACTTGAAAGGTCAAGTAAACATATTGGATTGTCTTAGGTTAAAAGATTCGGTTTTTGGTAAATACCAAAGTGGAGAGTATCCTGCACGAAATGAAGTTATAGACATTAAAAATGGCTATTACGCATTGGCATGTGGTTGGCTCGGTGCAGACGTAATAGGAAATCAAGGCAATTCAACCTTATTCTTGGTAATCCAACACGCTGACATTGAAACGCAAGAAAAGTATCTACCAATGATGCGAGACGCAGTAAGCAAAGGAAATGCAAGAGCAAGCAGTTTAGCTCTTTTAGAGGATAGAGTAGCTTTAAGAAAAGGTGAAAAACAGATTTTTTCAACTCAAAGTTTCTCGAACAAGCTGACGATAATTATTTTGAATACCTTCTGTAACTTTTGATTTGTCTTGATTAAATCCTGCTTCGGCTATCGAAAACATTTCTGCGTTTTGAACTCTTAAATTTTTATCGCTCCACAAAATAATTTCTGTAATTATCGGAGCTAATTCTATGCCCTTTTCTGTTAATAAATAGATGTTTTCTTTTTGATTATCTGGCAATTTCTGTTTTGTGATTAACTCATTTTCTTCCAACCATTTTAATCTTGACGACAAAATACCCGGAGCAATGCCCTCTGGAGAAATAGAAAAATCCTTAAACGTTTTCTTGCCTTGAATTAGCATATCTCTTACAATCAACAAGGACCATTTGTCCCCTACGATATCTAAAGTAGAAGCCACAGGACAGCCTGACCTAAAATTATTTTTCATTTTTTACTATCAAATTAGTAGTAATAAATTATTTTACTTACTTTTGCTACTGATTTAGTAGCAAAAGTAATAATTTTAAATGAAACAATCGCAACAAATCGTACTCATAACCGGCGGAGGCTCAGGAATTGGGCTTGCCCTAGCCAAAAAGTTTAATGAAAATGACAATACTGTAATAATAACAGGACGTAATCTTTCCAAATTAGAAAATGTACAGAAAAAGTTTCCAAGTATTCACATTTTCCAAAGTGATGTAACGGATGATGCAGGAGTAAGAAACTTAGCAGATGGCATTCAAGAAAAATTTGGCGGTATTGACATTCTTATAAACAATGCAGGTATAATGAACTTGGTAGATGTAGGAAACGAAAGCAATGACTTGCAAAAACAAATGCAAGAAATTGAAATCAACTACAATTCGCCCATTAGACTTTTGCACTACTTTTTACCACAACTTAAAAATAGCAAGCACGCTGTTCTTGTGAATATTTCTTCAGGTTTGGCTTATGTGCCATTTGCTCAAGCACCTGTATATTCAGGAACCAAATCAGCTTTGCATTTTTGGACATTAGGTATTCGCCCACAGCTGAAACCTCATGGTATTAAAGTGGTTGAACTTTTACCACCCGTAGTTGATACTCCCTTAGCACATGGAGCTGATATTGCCGAAGACGATAACTTAAAACCCATGCCACCCGAAAAATTGGCTGATATTTTTTGGAAAGAATTCATCCGTGGAAAGGAAGAAATTACCCCAGGAATTTCCAAACAACTCAAATTAATGGGCAGACTCGCTCCCAAGTTCATATTTAAACAATTGAATAAAAAACCGATCCCGAACAATAAATAATCACAA from Saprospiraceae bacterium encodes:
- a CDS encoding DUF6624 domain-containing protein, with translation MKQETLLMKTTPLIILIICGLNLKGQVNILDCLRLKDSVFGKYQSGEYPARNEVIDIKNGYYALACGWLGADVIGNQGNSTLFLVIQHADIETQEKYLPMMRDAVSKGNARASSLALLEDRVALRKGEKQIFSTQSFSNKLTIIILNTFCNF
- a CDS encoding helix-turn-helix domain-containing protein produces the protein MKNNFRSGCPVASTLDIVGDKWSLLIVRDMLIQGKKTFKDFSISPEGIAPGILSSRLKWLEENELITKQKLPDNQKENIYLLTEKGIELAPIITEIILWSDKNLRVQNAEMFSIAEAGFNQDKSKVTEGIQNNYRQLVRETLS
- a CDS encoding SDR family NAD(P)-dependent oxidoreductase translates to MKQSQQIVLITGGGSGIGLALAKKFNENDNTVIITGRNLSKLENVQKKFPSIHIFQSDVTDDAGVRNLADGIQEKFGGIDILINNAGIMNLVDVGNESNDLQKQMQEIEINYNSPIRLLHYFLPQLKNSKHAVLVNISSGLAYVPFAQAPVYSGTKSALHFWTLGIRPQLKPHGIKVVELLPPVVDTPLAHGADIAEDDNLKPMPPEKLADIFWKEFIRGKEEITPGISKQLKLMGRLAPKFIFKQLNKKPIPNNK